A genome region from Thermotoga sp. Mc24 includes the following:
- the fliF gene encoding flagellar basal-body MS-ring/collar protein FliF encodes MNIFERLRDLWKKIADIWNSMSRERKFLVGGTGVALLVTIILFAVVASTPHYRLLVAGLNEDEAGVIIQKLEEMNVPYKVSPGGDIYVPDSYNVYELRMKLASEGVLGSSRKGFSILSENSFGATSFDKQVKYQIALQEELERSIMTIKGVKDARVHLVLPKYTYYVRGEMAEPRASVLVVLEPGAELTREQVRGIAELVSGAVEGLKPENVRIVDNYSRSLSDMLETDEETFLASSKLELKQQLEKYYESKIKKALESVFGPGRVEVIPDISINWSKIETEMKKYEAPARREGLVRSQETQVEKSQNLPPTGGPAGTDSNIPPLTYPSTTSEGTSTYERTHTITNYELNEVYQKIIQNREGEISSLSVAVIIDASSSVLQNSSDWSSVINDLVEKGVGSITSSASLSVAVAFLPFDRSIERVLQEELKQIETRRRFVLYSVGIALLGFLTFILIYLVIIQIRRIRARKLAEERRRKLEEEVKEILQEELKEEEVSPEEKELLELVEELENIFSRSPSDIAEIVRLWFFERG; translated from the coding sequence ATGAACATTTTTGAACGTTTGAGAGATCTGTGGAAGAAAATAGCAGACATATGGAACTCTATGTCTCGGGAGAGGAAATTCCTCGTAGGAGGAACAGGTGTTGCCCTTTTGGTAACGATCATCCTGTTTGCCGTCGTGGCATCCACCCCTCACTACAGACTCCTCGTGGCTGGTCTCAATGAAGATGAAGCGGGTGTGATCATCCAGAAACTCGAGGAGATGAACGTTCCTTACAAAGTGTCCCCTGGAGGAGATATATACGTTCCCGACAGTTACAACGTTTATGAGCTCAGGATGAAACTGGCATCTGAAGGAGTTCTTGGAAGTTCAAGGAAAGGTTTTTCTATACTCAGTGAAAACTCTTTCGGAGCCACGAGCTTCGACAAGCAGGTCAAATATCAGATCGCTTTACAGGAAGAACTCGAAAGAAGCATCATGACGATAAAAGGTGTGAAAGACGCGAGAGTTCACTTGGTCCTTCCGAAGTACACCTACTACGTTCGTGGTGAGATGGCAGAACCCCGAGCATCAGTTCTCGTGGTCTTGGAGCCCGGTGCAGAACTCACCCGTGAACAGGTGAGAGGAATCGCTGAGCTCGTCTCGGGGGCTGTTGAGGGGTTGAAACCGGAGAACGTGAGGATAGTGGATAACTACTCCAGATCGCTGAGCGATATGTTAGAAACAGACGAAGAAACCTTCCTCGCCTCCAGCAAACTGGAATTGAAGCAACAGCTTGAGAAATACTACGAAAGTAAAATAAAGAAAGCACTGGAAAGCGTTTTCGGCCCTGGAAGGGTGGAGGTAATACCCGACATATCGATCAACTGGTCCAAGATAGAAACAGAGATGAAAAAGTACGAAGCGCCTGCCAGAAGAGAAGGTTTGGTGAGAAGTCAGGAAACGCAGGTGGAGAAGAGCCAAAACCTTCCTCCAACCGGAGGACCAGCGGGGACGGATTCGAACATACCGCCTCTCACTTATCCATCAACCACGTCCGAAGGAACGAGTACCTACGAACGAACCCATACCATCACCAACTACGAATTGAACGAAGTGTACCAGAAGATAATACAGAACCGCGAAGGAGAAATCTCTTCGCTTTCCGTCGCTGTCATAATCGATGCTTCTTCTTCTGTTCTTCAAAACAGCAGTGACTGGAGCAGTGTGATAAACGATCTCGTAGAAAAAGGTGTAGGATCCATAACGTCTTCCGCCTCTCTCAGCGTCGCGGTTGCCTTTTTGCCATTCGATCGTTCCATCGAAAGGGTTCTTCAGGAAGAACTGAAGCAGATTGAAACGAGAAGAAGGTTCGTCCTGTATTCGGTGGGAATAGCCCTGCTTGGATTTCTCACGTTCATACTCATCTATCTTGTGATCATCCAGATAAGAAGAATAAGGGCAAGGAAACTCGCAGAAGAACGGAGAAGAAAATTGGAAGAAGAGGTAAAAGAGATTCTTCAGGAGGAATTGAAGGAAGAAGAGGTATCGCCAGAAGAAAAGGAGCTGCTCGAACTTGTGGAAGAGCTGGAGAACATCTTTTCCCGTTCACCCTCCGATATCGCCGAGATAGTCCGGTTGTGGTTCTTCGAAAGGGGATGA
- the fliG gene encoding flagellar motor switch protein FliG, with translation MPEKKIDGRRKAAVLLVALGPEKAAQVMKHLDEETVEQLVVEIANIGRVSPEEKKQVLEEFLSLAKAKEMISEGGIEYAKKVLEKAFGPERARKIIERLTSSLQVKPFSFVRDTDPIQLVNFLQSEHPQTIAVVLSYLDPPVAAQILGALSEELQIEVLKRIALLERTSPEVVKEIERNLEKKISGFVSRTFSKVGGIDTAAEIMNSLDRTTEKKIMDKLVQENPELADEIRRRMFVFEDILKLDDRSIQLVLREVDTRDLALALKGASDELKEKIFKNMSKRAAALLKDELEYMGPVRLKDVEEAQQKIINIIRRLEEAGEIVIARGGGEELIM, from the coding sequence ATGCCCGAGAAAAAGATCGATGGCAGAAGAAAAGCCGCAGTTCTTCTGGTGGCCCTTGGACCCGAAAAAGCAGCCCAGGTGATGAAACACCTTGACGAGGAAACAGTGGAACAACTGGTGGTAGAAATCGCAAACATTGGAAGGGTTTCTCCAGAAGAAAAAAAGCAGGTTTTGGAAGAATTTCTGAGCCTCGCCAAAGCAAAAGAGATGATATCAGAGGGTGGTATAGAGTACGCAAAAAAGGTTCTGGAAAAGGCATTCGGGCCTGAAAGGGCAAGAAAAATCATAGAAAGGTTAACTTCCTCCTTGCAGGTCAAGCCTTTCAGTTTTGTAAGAGACACAGATCCCATCCAGCTTGTGAATTTCCTCCAGAGTGAACATCCGCAGACCATAGCGGTTGTTTTGAGTTACCTTGATCCCCCAGTCGCGGCCCAGATCCTTGGAGCGCTCTCTGAAGAACTTCAGATCGAAGTTTTGAAGAGAATTGCTCTACTCGAACGTACCTCTCCAGAAGTTGTTAAAGAGATAGAAAGGAATCTGGAGAAAAAGATTTCTGGATTTGTGAGTCGAACGTTCAGCAAGGTGGGTGGAATCGATACGGCCGCAGAGATCATGAACAGTCTGGATAGAACCACTGAGAAGAAAATCATGGACAAGCTGGTTCAGGAGAACCCCGAACTGGCCGACGAGATAAGAAGAAGGATGTTTGTTTTCGAAGATATTCTGAAGCTCGACGACAGATCGATACAGCTTGTGTTGAGGGAAGTGGATACGAGGGACCTGGCCCTCGCTTTGAAAGGAGCCTCCGACGAACTGAAAGAGAAGATATTCAAGAACATGTCAAAGAGAGCCGCTGCGTTGCTGAAAGATGAACTCGAATACATGGGGCCTGTGAGGCTCAAGGATGTAGAGGAAGCTCAGCAGAAGATAATAAACATCATAAGAAGGCTGGAGGAGGCTGGCGAGATCGTCATTGCAAGAGGTGGCGGAGAGGAGTTGATCATGTAG
- a CDS encoding FliH/SctL family protein, producing the protein MLLRKDEVFYIDLPRKIEKEERVEEEKTKENTAEEIQKIKEMREKIISEAQEEARKIVESARKDAEEILKNASSEAEALKLETKRVLEEAKTMRKDLQKYILSLKEEIQKRINQKIEEILPELLDILKILFKKILEKEMDESTAERKLRSALSKVVGIKNVKIRINPEDAKKLDLSEVSKEALIPDPNVERGGVIVETDFGILDKTFSHQWELVEDIFEEVVGFEGHTERTEKETE; encoded by the coding sequence ATGCTTCTCAGAAAGGATGAGGTGTTCTACATAGACCTTCCAAGAAAAATAGAAAAAGAAGAAAGAGTGGAAGAAGAAAAAACAAAAGAGAACACAGCAGAAGAGATCCAGAAGATCAAAGAAATGAGAGAAAAGATCATCTCTGAAGCTCAGGAAGAGGCCAGAAAAATAGTTGAAAGTGCCAGAAAAGACGCAGAAGAAATCTTGAAGAACGCCTCCAGTGAAGCTGAAGCTTTAAAGCTCGAAACAAAGAGAGTTTTAGAAGAGGCCAAAACAATGAGGAAAGATCTCCAAAAATACATTCTTAGCTTGAAGGAAGAGATCCAGAAACGGATAAACCAGAAAATAGAAGAAATTCTTCCAGAACTTCTCGATATACTCAAGATCCTCTTCAAAAAGATCCTCGAAAAGGAGATGGATGAGTCGACAGCAGAAAGAAAGTTGAGGAGCGCCTTATCAAAAGTGGTGGGTATCAAAAATGTGAAGATCAGAATAAATCCAGAAGACGCGAAAAAACTGGATCTCAGTGAAGTCAGCAAAGAAGCATTGATACCGGATCCCAATGTAGAAAGAGGAGGAGTCATCGTTGAGACAGATTTTGGTATTCTGGACAAAACGTTCTCTCATCAATGGGAACTCGTGGAGGATATTTTCGAAGAGGTGGTAGGATTTGAAGGACATACTGAAAGAACTGAAAAAGAAACTGAATGA
- the fliI gene encoding flagellar protein export ATPase FliI: MKDILKELKKKLNEEDFNKFNGRVTRVVGLTVESKGPDAFLGEMCKISLQNGKNALAEVVGFKEESVILMPYEDVSGLKMGCEVIRTNKVLEVGVSRKMIGRVFDGLGRPIDGKPFVPEDRYPLTNNPPNPLKRRRIKDPLPVGIRSIDGFITIGKGQRIGIFAGSGVGKSTLLGMIARNTTADVSVLALIGERGREVREFIERDLGEEGLKRSILVVSTSDQPALARVKSLLTATSIAEFFRDLGYDVLLMVDSLTRWAMAQREVGLAVGEPPTTRGYPPSVFAGLPKILERAGNSDRGSITAIYTVLVEADDFNEPISDTVRSIVDGHIILSRRLAESNHYPAIDVLASVSRLMNDIVTEEHKEAANRLRSLMSAYESAKDLIEIGAYKSGTNPLVDKAVEMKDEIDSFLKQGVFERSSFEETVQKLLDLYLRSLD; this comes from the coding sequence TTGAAGGACATACTGAAAGAACTGAAAAAGAAACTGAATGAAGAAGATTTTAATAAATTCAACGGAAGAGTCACACGAGTGGTGGGTCTCACCGTGGAATCAAAAGGACCCGATGCTTTTCTTGGAGAAATGTGCAAAATCTCACTTCAGAACGGTAAGAACGCCCTTGCAGAGGTGGTGGGCTTCAAGGAAGAAAGTGTTATTCTCATGCCCTACGAGGATGTCTCCGGATTGAAGATGGGATGTGAAGTCATCAGGACTAACAAAGTACTCGAAGTCGGTGTCAGCAGAAAGATGATCGGAAGGGTGTTCGATGGTCTGGGCCGTCCAATAGATGGAAAGCCCTTTGTTCCGGAAGACAGGTATCCCCTGACCAACAACCCTCCAAATCCTCTGAAAAGAAGAAGAATAAAAGATCCTCTGCCGGTGGGTATACGATCGATAGATGGTTTCATAACCATAGGTAAAGGTCAGAGAATAGGCATCTTCGCGGGCAGTGGTGTTGGAAAAAGCACACTTCTTGGAATGATCGCACGAAACACAACAGCTGATGTTAGTGTACTGGCTCTCATCGGGGAGCGAGGAAGAGAGGTCAGAGAATTCATAGAGAGGGATCTGGGAGAGGAAGGACTGAAACGGTCCATACTGGTGGTCTCAACCTCCGACCAGCCCGCCCTTGCCAGAGTGAAATCTCTTCTCACCGCCACCAGCATAGCGGAATTCTTCAGAGATCTGGGATATGATGTTCTTCTAATGGTGGATTCTCTCACCAGGTGGGCCATGGCACAGAGAGAAGTGGGACTCGCAGTGGGAGAGCCCCCCACCACCAGAGGGTATCCACCAAGTGTCTTTGCCGGCCTTCCAAAGATACTCGAAAGAGCAGGAAACTCAGACAGAGGTAGCATAACAGCGATTTACACCGTGCTCGTCGAAGCGGACGACTTCAACGAACCCATTTCCGACACTGTCAGATCCATCGTGGATGGACACATAATTCTTTCAAGGAGGCTCGCCGAATCTAACCACTATCCTGCGATCGACGTTCTTGCAAGCGTGAGCAGGTTGATGAACGATATCGTCACTGAAGAACACAAAGAGGCGGCGAACCGCCTCCGATCGCTGATGTCGGCTTATGAATCCGCAAAAGACCTGATTGAAATCGGTGCTTACAAGAGCGGAACCAATCCGCTCGTTGACAAAGCCGTGGAAATGAAAGACGAGATCGATTCCTTCCTGAAACAGGGTGTATTCGAAAGATCTTCGTTCGAGGAAACCGTTCAGAAATTATTGGATCTATACCTGAGATCTCTTGACTAA
- the glyS gene encoding glycine--tRNA ligase subunit beta, with the protein MRTALLEVGLEELPASEFRSILRQLEERSIELLKAYRISSGSVEVFVGSRRFGVILKNLPERQEDFTEEKKGPPLNVAYDENGKPTKALEGFLRSNNASLENVVHREGYVYLSRVVEGRPVEEVLPDLFRDLVLGLNFRKPMRWGSGEHEYIRPVHWIVAMVDGRVLDLEIFGLKSSRISYGKRYHAGSIEIPDPERYYESLKKGFVISSHLERKKFVLEQINEFEEKSGMKIESDEELIEEIVAITEYPRIVVGQFDRKYLELPEEIIVTAVKHHQRSFIAHKETLTNTFVAFQDGPQPPENVVKGYERVINARLEDARYYFQKDLETSLESMNEKLKEIVFQEKLGTLYDKVERIKKISQKLCEDLEFPEAFTQKVLKAASICKADIASKVVYEFPELQGVMGRIYAMREGISEEIATAIEDHYSEKPRTVIGSILGIADRVDTIVGNFAIGNVPTSSKDPYGLKGKVDTIFRIIRKNEWDISLGELLAFASSLVEYRLSEELETFFAGRFYQFLVNELGISFDVARAVNHLWKSPLRGILSAEALQEISEKPEFQDLFVGFERVHNITKNHNSTRFDGALFEKEEEKKLMNKFYEVKEKVLKALERLNYREALQHLIELKPYIDEYFDNVFVMVKRDDLRVNRLGFLKNIDELFMMVGDMTYLVKRSQV; encoded by the coding sequence ATGAGAACAGCTCTGCTTGAGGTGGGACTCGAGGAACTCCCCGCGAGCGAATTCCGAAGTATTCTGAGGCAGCTCGAGGAAAGATCGATTGAACTTCTCAAAGCGTACAGAATCTCCTCCGGGTCTGTTGAAGTCTTCGTTGGGAGCAGACGTTTTGGTGTGATTCTCAAGAATCTCCCGGAGAGACAGGAGGATTTTACAGAAGAGAAGAAAGGTCCCCCACTGAACGTTGCATACGATGAAAACGGTAAACCGACTAAAGCACTCGAGGGGTTTTTGAGAAGCAACAACGCTTCCTTAGAGAACGTGGTTCACAGGGAAGGGTATGTCTATTTGTCCCGCGTTGTCGAAGGAAGACCTGTCGAAGAGGTTCTCCCAGATCTGTTCAGAGATCTCGTTTTGGGTTTGAATTTTAGGAAACCCATGAGGTGGGGTTCCGGTGAACACGAATACATCAGACCTGTTCACTGGATAGTAGCGATGGTTGATGGAAGAGTCCTTGACCTGGAAATCTTCGGTCTTAAATCGTCCAGAATTTCTTACGGAAAAAGGTATCACGCTGGATCGATCGAAATTCCCGATCCAGAGAGGTACTATGAGTCTCTCAAAAAGGGATTTGTGATTTCTTCTCACCTGGAGAGAAAAAAATTTGTCCTCGAACAGATCAACGAATTTGAAGAAAAAAGTGGCATGAAGATTGAAAGCGACGAAGAACTCATCGAAGAGATAGTGGCAATAACGGAGTATCCCAGGATCGTTGTTGGACAGTTCGATCGAAAATATCTTGAACTTCCAGAAGAGATCATAGTGACTGCTGTGAAACATCATCAACGTTCTTTTATAGCACATAAAGAGACCCTGACGAACACCTTCGTGGCTTTTCAGGACGGTCCACAGCCACCAGAGAACGTGGTCAAGGGATATGAGAGGGTCATAAACGCTCGGCTGGAAGACGCGCGATACTACTTTCAGAAGGATCTCGAAACTTCATTGGAAAGTATGAATGAAAAGCTCAAAGAAATCGTTTTTCAAGAAAAACTTGGGACACTGTACGATAAAGTAGAGAGGATAAAGAAAATATCACAAAAACTCTGCGAAGATCTGGAATTTCCAGAGGCGTTCACGCAGAAAGTACTGAAAGCCGCTTCTATATGCAAAGCGGACATTGCCTCAAAAGTGGTGTACGAGTTCCCGGAGCTCCAGGGTGTTATGGGCAGGATCTATGCCATGAGGGAGGGAATAAGCGAAGAAATAGCGACAGCCATAGAAGATCACTATTCCGAAAAACCACGAACAGTGATAGGTTCCATCCTTGGAATAGCGGATAGAGTCGACACCATCGTTGGAAATTTCGCCATAGGCAATGTTCCCACGAGTTCTAAAGATCCGTATGGTCTGAAAGGCAAAGTTGACACGATCTTCAGGATCATAAGAAAAAACGAGTGGGATATTTCCTTAGGAGAGCTCCTCGCTTTCGCTTCTTCTCTGGTGGAATATCGTCTTTCTGAAGAACTGGAAACCTTCTTTGCAGGCAGGTTCTACCAGTTTCTGGTCAACGAACTTGGAATATCCTTCGATGTGGCAAGAGCGGTGAACCATCTGTGGAAAAGCCCCCTTCGCGGGATTCTCTCTGCGGAAGCCCTCCAGGAGATCTCTGAAAAACCCGAGTTTCAGGATCTGTTCGTTGGATTCGAACGTGTTCACAACATAACGAAGAATCACAATTCTACCAGATTCGACGGAGCTCTCTTTGAGAAAGAAGAAGAGAAAAAGCTGATGAACAAATTCTACGAAGTCAAAGAAAAAGTTTTGAAAGCTCTGGAGAGGTTGAACTACCGCGAGGCACTTCAACATCTGATCGAGCTGAAACCTTACATAGACGAGTACTTTGACAACGTCTTTGTGATGGTGAAGAGGGACGATTTGAGGGTGAACAGGTTAGGCTTTCTGAAAAACATCGACGAACTCTTCATGATGGTAGGAGACATGACTTACTTAGTCAAGAGATCTCAGGTATAG
- a CDS encoding glycine--tRNA ligase subunit alpha, with the protein MYLQDVIMRLNEFWASRGCLLEQPYDMEVGAGTFHPATFFGSLRKGPWRVAYVQPSRRPTDGRYGENPNRLQRYFQYQVIIKPSPENSQELYLESLEYLGINLKEHDIRFVEDNWESPTLGAWGIGWEVWLDGMEITQFTYFQQIGGISLKDIPLEITYGLERIAMYLQGVDNVYEVQWNENVKYGDVFLENEREFSVFNFEEANVGLLFRHFDEYEKEFYRLVEKNLYLPAYDYVLKCSHTFNLLDARGAISVSQRQTYVKRIQAMARKVARVFLEVQVNENSSA; encoded by the coding sequence ATGTATCTTCAGGATGTGATAATGAGGCTGAACGAGTTCTGGGCATCCAGAGGTTGTCTTTTGGAACAACCTTACGATATGGAAGTCGGTGCCGGGACGTTTCATCCCGCTACGTTCTTTGGGAGTCTGAGAAAGGGTCCATGGAGAGTGGCTTACGTTCAGCCGAGCAGGAGACCAACCGATGGTAGATATGGAGAGAATCCCAACAGGTTGCAGAGGTACTTCCAGTACCAGGTGATCATAAAACCCTCCCCTGAAAACTCTCAGGAACTGTATCTTGAGTCCCTGGAGTACCTCGGGATAAACCTGAAGGAACACGATATCAGATTCGTGGAAGACAACTGGGAGTCTCCCACCCTTGGAGCGTGGGGCATTGGCTGGGAAGTGTGGTTAGACGGCATGGAGATAACCCAGTTCACGTATTTCCAGCAAATTGGTGGAATTTCCCTGAAAGACATTCCGCTCGAGATAACCTACGGACTGGAAAGGATCGCCATGTATCTTCAGGGAGTCGATAACGTCTACGAGGTACAGTGGAATGAAAACGTGAAATACGGTGATGTGTTCCTTGAAAACGAAAGAGAATTTTCGGTTTTCAACTTCGAAGAAGCCAACGTAGGACTCCTTTTCAGGCATTTCGATGAATACGAGAAGGAGTTTTACAGACTTGTGGAAAAAAATCTCTACCTTCCCGCTTACGATTATGTGTTGAAATGTTCTCACACGTTCAACCTTCTCGATGCACGCGGAGCGATAAGTGTGTCTCAGCGACAAACCTATGTGAAGCGTATCCAGGCGATGGCGAGAAAGGTTGCGAGGGTTTTTCTGGAGGTGCAGGTTAATGAGAACAGCTCTGCTTGA
- a CDS encoding RidA family protein, producing MKYFVETDKAPKAIGPYSQAVVVGNTMFVSGQIPIDPETGELVQGTIEEKTERVLENLKAILEAGGFSLKDVVKVTVFTTSMEYFQKVNEVYSKYFGDHRPARSFVAVSQLPRNVEIEIEAIAVKEGE from the coding sequence ATGAAGTACTTTGTCGAAACCGATAAGGCTCCAAAGGCCATAGGTCCGTACTCTCAAGCGGTCGTCGTTGGAAACACGATGTTCGTTTCGGGTCAGATTCCTATAGATCCAGAAACTGGTGAGCTTGTTCAGGGCACAATAGAGGAAAAGACGGAGAGAGTTCTGGAGAATCTGAAAGCAATACTTGAGGCGGGTGGTTTTTCCCTGAAAGACGTTGTAAAGGTGACGGTGTTCACAACCAGTATGGAATACTTCCAGAAGGTCAACGAGGTGTATTCTAAATACTTTGGAGATCACAGGCCTGCCAGATCGTTTGTGGCTGTTTCTCAGCTCCCGAGAAATGTAGAAATAGAAATAGAAGCGATCGCTGTGAAGGAAGGGGAGTGA
- the gcvPB gene encoding aminomethyl-transferring glycine dehydrogenase subunit GcvPB — protein MTIFERSKKGRKAYRLPESDIPEYSLPNRFLRKTPPELPEVSEPDVVRHYTDLARKNYSVDRGIYPLGSCTMKYNPKLNEKVANLEGFREIHPYQPAETVQGSLRLMYELKEMLCEITGMDDMTLQPAAGAHGELTGMLIVREYFKSKGDTGRKKVLVPDSAHGTNPASASMVGFEVVEIKSKNGMVDVEDLKKLLDEEVAAVMLTNPNTLGLFEKDILKIAEMTHECGALLYYDGANLNAIMGKVKPGDMGFDIVHLNLHKTFSTPHGMGGPGSGPVGVKKHLVDFLPFPQVRKNGELYELFVPEKTIGRVRSFFGNFPVLVKAYTYILTMGRDGLEKVSEMAVLNANYLKKKIEKFLEIPYNGFCMHEFVASAEKVFRETGVRTLDIAKRILDFGVHPPTVYFPLIVPEALMIEPTETENKETLDKYAEILERVVKEAYENPDVLKNAPHNTPIRRVDEVLASKKPVFRWRG, from the coding sequence ATGACGATATTTGAAAGGTCTAAAAAGGGTAGAAAGGCGTATCGGCTTCCCGAGAGCGATATTCCAGAATATTCTCTTCCGAATCGATTTCTCAGGAAGACCCCTCCAGAACTTCCCGAAGTGAGCGAGCCTGATGTGGTGAGGCACTACACCGATCTCGCCAGAAAGAACTACTCTGTGGATCGTGGAATCTATCCCCTCGGTTCCTGCACTATGAAGTACAATCCCAAATTGAACGAAAAAGTTGCGAATCTCGAAGGATTCAGAGAGATACACCCGTACCAACCTGCTGAAACTGTTCAGGGCAGTCTTCGGCTCATGTATGAACTGAAAGAAATGTTGTGCGAGATAACAGGAATGGATGATATGACACTTCAACCCGCTGCCGGAGCTCACGGAGAGCTCACGGGAATGCTGATAGTGAGAGAGTACTTTAAAAGCAAAGGGGATACTGGGAGAAAGAAAGTTCTCGTACCGGATTCTGCCCACGGTACCAACCCAGCATCCGCCTCGATGGTTGGTTTTGAGGTAGTGGAGATAAAGAGCAAAAACGGTATGGTGGATGTGGAAGATCTGAAAAAACTACTGGATGAAGAAGTGGCCGCGGTGATGCTCACAAATCCAAACACACTTGGACTCTTCGAAAAGGACATTCTGAAAATAGCGGAAATGACGCATGAGTGCGGTGCTCTTCTCTATTACGATGGTGCGAACCTCAATGCGATCATGGGTAAAGTGAAACCAGGAGATATGGGATTTGACATCGTTCATCTGAACCTGCACAAGACGTTCTCTACACCTCACGGAATGGGAGGACCTGGATCTGGGCCGGTTGGTGTGAAAAAGCATCTGGTGGATTTTCTGCCTTTCCCCCAGGTGAGGAAGAACGGAGAACTTTACGAGCTCTTCGTTCCGGAAAAGACCATAGGGCGTGTGAGGAGTTTCTTTGGGAATTTCCCGGTTCTCGTAAAAGCGTACACGTACATTCTCACAATGGGAAGAGATGGCCTTGAAAAGGTGAGTGAAATGGCCGTTTTGAACGCGAACTACTTGAAGAAAAAAATAGAGAAGTTCCTTGAGATTCCATACAATGGGTTCTGTATGCATGAATTCGTGGCGAGCGCGGAGAAAGTGTTCAGGGAAACCGGTGTAAGAACACTGGATATTGCGAAGCGAATACTGGACTTTGGTGTGCATCCTCCAACGGTTTACTTTCCACTCATCGTTCCGGAAGCACTCATGATAGAACCAACTGAGACTGAAAACAAAGAAACACTGGATAAGTACGCCGAAATTCTCGAAAGGGTGGTAAAAGAAGCCTATGAGAATCCCGATGTTTTGAAGAACGCTCCCCACAACACACCGATTCGAAGGGTCGACGAGGTTCTCGCTTCGAAGAAACCCGTGTTCAGGTGGAGGGGATAG
- the gcvPA gene encoding aminomethyl-transferring glycine dehydrogenase subunit GcvPA: MNYPYIPHTDEDIRAMLEFIGVSSVEELFSSIPVSARSSLNLPKSKDEFSVFKRLKEISEMNTSLEDYAVFLGAGVYKRYVPTVVYDLAMKPDFLTAYTPYQAEVSQGTLQALFEYQTMICELTGMEVANASMYDGATALAEAALMSFRLTGKEKVVVARSVHPEYRAVLRTYLEKRGFTVVEAGYDETGRVLLEEVDEETAAIAIQYPNFFGIIEDLDYVRSRSGNALLIVVVEPVSLALLEPPGSYGADIVVGEGQSLGLPMWFGGYSLGIFATREKYVRQMPGRLIGQTVDQDGSVTYTMILQTREQHIRRARATSNICSNHAHAALIAAVYMSVMGPDGLKEVARRSYSAAHYLQERLEDMGFKLCFSGEFFSEFVFNVPEDYPERWKRMMEKRILGPLPLKGFYPELGDTALACATEVTSKEDIEKLLEAMK; the protein is encoded by the coding sequence ATGAACTATCCTTACATTCCCCACACGGATGAAGACATCCGTGCTATGCTGGAGTTCATAGGAGTTTCTTCCGTAGAAGAACTGTTCTCTTCGATTCCTGTTTCTGCCAGGTCGTCTCTGAATCTGCCGAAGTCCAAAGATGAATTCAGTGTTTTCAAGCGTTTGAAAGAGATCTCTGAGATGAATACCTCTCTCGAAGACTACGCTGTCTTTCTTGGTGCTGGTGTTTATAAAAGGTACGTTCCCACGGTTGTTTACGATCTTGCGATGAAGCCTGATTTTCTCACCGCTTATACACCGTATCAGGCGGAGGTATCCCAAGGGACTCTTCAGGCTCTGTTCGAATACCAAACCATGATATGTGAGCTGACGGGAATGGAAGTGGCGAACGCATCCATGTACGATGGAGCCACCGCACTGGCGGAAGCGGCTCTGATGAGTTTTAGACTCACTGGAAAAGAGAAGGTTGTTGTGGCAAGGTCCGTTCATCCTGAGTACAGGGCAGTTTTGAGAACTTATCTTGAAAAAAGAGGTTTCACTGTAGTAGAAGCCGGATACGACGAAACGGGAAGGGTCTTGTTAGAAGAGGTCGATGAGGAAACAGCGGCGATAGCCATTCAATATCCCAATTTCTTTGGAATCATAGAAGATCTCGATTATGTCAGAAGCCGATCGGGTAACGCTCTGCTGATAGTGGTTGTAGAACCAGTTTCGCTCGCTCTTCTAGAACCTCCAGGAAGCTACGGAGCAGACATCGTGGTTGGTGAAGGCCAGTCGTTGGGACTTCCCATGTGGTTCGGAGGATACTCTCTTGGGATCTTTGCCACAAGAGAAAAATACGTGAGGCAAATGCCAGGAAGATTGATCGGACAGACCGTAGATCAGGACGGCAGTGTAACCTACACCATGATCCTTCAGACCAGAGAACAGCACATAAGGCGCGCCAGAGCTACTTCGAACATATGTTCCAACCATGCCCACGCTGCTCTGATTGCGGCGGTTTACATGAGTGTGATGGGCCCTGATGGTCTAAAAGAGGTAGCCAGGCGTTCTTACAGCGCCGCTCATTACCTCCAGGAAAGATTGGAAGATATGGGATTCAAACTGTGCTTTTCGGGAGAATTTTTCAGCGAGTTCGTTTTCAACGTGCCGGAGGATTATCCTGAGCGATGGAAGAGAATGATGGAGAAAAGAATCCTCGGGCCATTACCTCTGAAAGGATTTTATCCAGAACTTGGAGACACAGCACTTGCGTGCGCTACAGAAGTGACCTCGAAAGAGGATATAGAAAAACTCCTGGAGGCGATGAAATGA